From Capsicum annuum cultivar UCD-10X-F1 unplaced genomic scaffold, UCD10Xv1.1 ctg72683, whole genome shotgun sequence, a single genomic window includes:
- the LOC124894277 gene encoding non-specific lipid-transfer protein 2-like, producing MKINSCSFVAIFLVLFLAELLVTESQQTTCNVMELVSPCGASFMSSLRPPPACCDAIRKQDPKCLCQYLKNAAYQQYVNRARVEKALRDCGISMPN from the coding sequence ATGAAGATTAATAGTTGTTCTTTTGTTGCAATattcttggtcctttttcttgctgAATTGTTGGTGACAGAGTCACAACAAACAACATGCAATGTCATGGAGCTGGTCAGTCCGTGTGGCGCGTCGTTCATGAGTTCACTGCGACCCCCTCCAGCATGTTGCGACGCGATTAGAAAGCAGGATCCTAAGTGCCTTTGTCAGTACCTCAAGAATGCTGCCTATCAGCAATATGTCAACCGCGCTAGGGTTGAGAAAGCTTTAAGAGACTGTGGTATATCCATGCCTAATT